A section of the Pristiophorus japonicus isolate sPriJap1 chromosome 4, sPriJap1.hap1, whole genome shotgun sequence genome encodes:
- the LOC139262665 gene encoding ferritin, higher subunit-like, giving the protein MASQVRQNYHQDCEDAVNKQINMELYSSYVYLSMSFYFDRDDVALRHFAEFFKEQSHEECEHAEKLMKFQNRRGGRIILTDIKKPEQDEWNNGLEVMQRALQMEKNVNQSLLDLHKHSSGSTDPHLCDFLETHYLDEQVKMIKKLGDHITNLKRLGTPENGLGEYLFDKLTLGESD; this is encoded by the exons ATGGCTTCTCAAGTgcgtcagaactaccaccaggactgtgaggatgctgtcaacaagcagatcaacatggagctctattcctcctatgtttatctctctatg tccttctactttgaccgggatgatgttgccctgcgtcactttgcggagttcttcaaggagcagtcacatgaggaatgtgaacatgctgagaaactgatgaaattccagaatcgtcgtggaggacggatcatcttgACGGACATCAAG AAACCTGAGCAGGATGAGTGGAacaatggtctggaggtgatgcagagagctctgcagatggagaagaatgtgaaccagagtctgctggatctgcacaaacactcctctgggagcactgaccctcat ttgtgtgactttctggagacccactacttggatgaacaagtgaagatgatcaagaagcttggagatcacatcaccaacctgaagagactgggaacccctgagaatggcctgggagagtacctttTTGACAAGCTCACGCTGGGGGAGAGTGACTGA